From Qipengyuania psychrotolerans:
GAAGCTGCTGAAGGGCAAGTCCGGCCGCCTTATCGTCACCATGGGGATGCCGTCACGTATCTATTCCGTCTGGTTCCGCGCCCATAGCGTGAAAAGCCTGAAACGCAGTATCCTGGGATTTGCAGGCATTTCGCCGGTCAAGGTTTCGCTTGTCGGGAACGTGGAAGGCAGCTCGGCACACCGCAAAAAATGGCTGCGCAAGGTCGAAAGGCTCGGCTGGCGAGGTAGCTGACTGCGCTACCCACGGCGCGCCGTCTAGCCCATGCGGTCGGCGTGATCCTCAATATCGAGGCGGGCGTCCTCCAGAAGCCGGATAACCTCATCGTCGCTTGTCTGGCCGAAGTCCCGGTAATGCGCACCTACCGCGTGGAATGGTTCGGGCATCAAGAGGCAGACTACGTCGTCGCACAGGCCGCGCAAACTGTTCAAGGAATCGCGCGGTGCCACCGGAACGGCAAGGATAATTCGGGAAGGGCCAGCCTTGGCCAGCGCCTGAAGCGCAACCATCGCAGTGCTCCCCGTCGCTATCCCGTCATCGATCACGACGACCGTCCGCCCCTTGACCGGAACCGGCGGACCACTCCGGTAGGCCTCCCGCCGGCGTTCGATGACGCCGAGTTCGCGTGCAACCTCGCGCTCGATATATGCACGGTCGGCCCCCACCATGCGTGCAGCTGCTTCGTTGATGACGGTCTGCATTGCAGAGCCATCGACAACGGCGCCAATCCCGTATTCCTTGTGTCCCGGCGCACCGATTTTGCGAACCAGGATGACGTCTAGCGGGGCGCCAAGAGCCTTTGCGACCTCGTAGCCAACCGGGACACCTCCGCGCGGAAGCGCCAGAACGACCGGGTCGGCCAGCTTCATGTCGACGAGTGCGCGACCGAGGGCCTTTCCAGCCTCGGCCCGGTTCTGGAACAGGAGATTCCGGATCACGGCACCACTCCTCGGAAGTGGGTACGAAACCAGTCCCCGGCGAGTTCGACAACCTCGTCGAGCGTACCGGTTTCCTCGAACAGGTGGGTGGCCCCCGGCACTATGGCAATCTCATGGACGCAGCCAAGCGCCCCGGCGGCCAATCGGTTCAGCGTGATGACCGGCTCGTCGAGCGAACCGACGATGAGCAAGGTCGGCGCCTTCACTGCCGCGAGCGCCGATCTTCCCGCAAGATCCGGGCGGCCTCCGCGGGAAACGACTGATACGATACGCTCATCACCCGCAGCTGCCCGCAGCGCTGCGCCAGCGCCGGTGCTGGACCCGAAATATGCCGGTTTGAGTAAACGTGTTTCCTCGAACTGCGATGCCCAGTCCGTTGCCCTGCGAAGACGCGATGCCAACAGGGATATGTCGAATACATTACGGCGATCGGTTTCCTCTGCCGGCGAAAGAAGGTCGAGCAGCAGCGTTGCCAGCTTGGCGTCCCGCAGGCGCTGTGCGACATAGCCATTGCGCGGGCTTAGCCTGCCGCTGCCGCTGCCATGAGCGAAGATCACGAGGCCCAGCGCATCGACCGGTACGCCAAGTATGGCGTGCAGGGGAGGTTCGCCGGGCAATATCACTTCGTGTGTATCTTGGACCGAATGTTCCATAATTCGTTCTCGCTCAAAGTCCGAATGGCCATATCTCGGGGGCGCCGTGCGGGCGCTCGGGGCCCAGCGGCGTCACGGCGCGGGTGTCTTCAAACCAGACGAAAGCATCGAATTGCTCGCCCAGTACCGATTCGAAGTAATGGCTGAGGAATTCGCTTTGCGGCCGATAAACGACCCCTACCGCGCGTTCCAACATGGTCCGGGATAACGCAGCCTTCAGCGAGCTGTCATCGCTGCGACGCCAATCGAGCAGGCACCGCATCGAACCGATCGCGCGGAAAGCCCCTTCCCAGCTGTCGTCGCGTGCCGGCCGCAATTGCATGACTTCCATTGACGCACCCCAGTCCGACGCCGCAGCAACGGTCCCGCGATCTGTCCCGAAACCGATCAGGACTGCCCCGTCGCCATAAGCGGCGCGGACCAGCTCACCGATGTTGAATTCCCCGCGCCAGCCCATCGATGTCGCTGCCGCATTGCCGACGTGCGAATTGTGCGCCCAGACAATGGCGCGAGCATCGTGGTGATGGGCCATCAACGCCTGAAGCGTTTCAAACATGTGCCGATCGCGCAGATTCCAGCTTTCGGCAGCACCGCGGTAGATCGAGCGATAATATTGCTCCGCCGCGCGCACGATCCGCGCATTGCGCTCTGCATCGAAGAAGGCCTCACCGTCCTGCGCGATCCAGTCCATCCGCCGGTCGAGGAGTTCGCGGAGTTGTTCCACCACCGCATCCTCACACGCTCCGGCCAGCCCGCCTCTCTCGACCGCGTGGCCATAAAGCTGCGGTTCGTCCTGCCAGGGCGTTATGCAGCCATAACGCCGACGCGCCCTCTCGGCCGCTGATGGATCGCGGCGCTCCAGATAATCGATGACAGCATGGATGGATTCGCTGAGGCTGTAGACATCGAGACCGCGCAGGCTGACCCGCTTTTCCTCGGGCAGGTCCGCATTGTGGCCCCGCAGCCAGTCGATGAAACCGACCATCTCCTCGTTACGCCACATCCAGGTTGGAAAACGGACGAACGGTTCGCCCAGACGCGGACGCGGGCCGCGCAAGCGGACATAGTCGTCCAGTCGCGCGATGTCGGGCCAGTCCCCTTCGACAGCGACGATCGAGAAGCCGTGGTGCTCGATAAGCCTGCGCGAAATAGCTGCGCGCGCAGTATAGAATTCATGCGTTCCGTGTGTCGCCTCCCCCAACAGGACGAGGCGCGCGTCCGCATAGCGGTCGAACTGAGCGCCGAACGCCATACTGTCAGGTGACGGGAGGTTCTCAACGTGCGCGCGCAACGATGCGGCGATGTCTGCTTTTGTGGGAAGATCAGATTGATGGATCGTCATGCCATATCCGTTTGCTCAACTCGCTTGGTCAAATCCCTCGGGACAGAAGCCTAGGGCCAAATTCACGCCAAGTTTGATCATCGGTTCGCCCGGCATCCATACGTAGTGTTCCGCAAGAAATGGTCAGCTGAGCCGGACGCGCGCTAGTTATGGATGCCCTCCGCGAGCATCTCCAGCCGCCCCGGATGGAGCACTGCAAACCGGTCCCTGCGCGGCATGGCGATCACTTTCAGCTCGCGCAGGTGCCGCAGATTTCGGCAGACCGTTTCCGGCGAAGTCGCCAGGTAGGATGCGATGTCGGTCTGCGGCAATTCAAGCGCGCACAACCCCTCTGGTGAGGGCAGGCGGTGGGTCAGGGCGATCAGAAAAGCAGACAGTCTGGCCAGCGCAGTTACCCGCCCAAGAACCAGGCCGCGTGCGATGAATGCCTTCTCTTCCTGCCAGACGGCATTCAGGATAGATTTCTCTTGCTGGCACGTCTGCGCCAATTGGGCCTGCCAGCCGGTCGACGAGTACTTGGTATGGATGATATCCGTCACGGCCTCGGCTGAAAACCGGTGCTCGTCAGCCAGGGGCAAGCCGAACACATCGCCAGGGAAAAAGAACGCGAGGACCTGGCGATCCCCTTCATACGAGGTTGCAACTGCACGCGCGACGCCTCGCCTTACCTCGAACAGATGCTCGCAAGGCTCTCCCCGAAGGAAGAGTATTTCTCCGGCACGGGCGGGCATCCCGATCGCACGATCGAATTGCAGATTGTTGCTCATCATCTGCATTGGCCCGCACGCTCCGTAATTGCTGAAGCAATGGAGGTAGTGCGAGACCGGCTCGGGCGAGATCGGTAATTGTACCTAATACCGTTTCGCGTCGGAACTTGACGATCGTCAAGTTGGCCCCTCGCATGGCTGCTAGAACAGGATTGTCGAATGGGGAGTGAGCGAAAGCGAACGCTGAACCATTCGGATAAGGCTCGCGGTAATCTGCGCATGACACTGCTGGAAGGTAGTGAATACAGCAAAGAATTGCCGCGGGCCGATTTGCGTCTGCACCATCGAAATTCGACCTGCAGCCTGATGCTCCCAGCGAGTAAGCGATAAAAAAGAGGCGGCTCGGAAGCCGCCTCTCAAGTTCGCCAAGTGAATGGCTTCGGGTCGCAGTGGGATAAGTCGGCCTATTCGCGTCACAGCTGAATCAGGAATTGTACGTAATGGGTCATCCAAAACGTCTTCACAGGCGATGACGGGTCTGATCAGCATCCAGACTGCGGTGGATTTCGGCCAGGACTGATGGAGCGATATCGATCTGATTGCTTGGGTGAAATACGCTGTTGCAGCTGACAAAGTCGGCATTCCAGCCCGTATGAAGTTCCGCACCGAAATCCCGTTCGGAAACGACGTGGACAGCAATGTAAACTGATCGCGCTTTTGAGCTCTGCGATATCTGGGCAAGGATAGCTTCCATCGTTGCTCCGCTCGACACGATGTCGTCGATAACGACCGGGGTCTTGCTAGCCATCCTCGCGCCGAGCGTCCCCGATATCCGGACATCGCGGTCGCCTGTGCGGACCTTGTCCAGAACCGCGAAATCGCACCCGGCGTAGGCCGCGATACGTTCGATCCAAGGCGCGCTTTCCTCGTCTGGACCGATCAGGAATGGACGCTCCACATTGGCTGCAATCCAATTGCCGACAGGCTCGGTCGCCTGGGCGGCTATTGCAGGAATTCCGAAAATTTCATCGAGGCTGGCGATGCGGTGGAGGTGCGGCTCAAGCGTCACCAGCCAGTCGAAATGTAGCGACAGGATGCCGGCAAAGGTCTCTGCCGAGATCGCCTCCCCGGGCCGGAACGCGCAATCCTGCCGCATGTAGGCCAGATAGGGCGCAATCAGGCCAATCTTGCTCGCTCCCTGCCGGCGCGCAGCATCGGCGGCCAGGAGTAGCGGTGCCAGTCGCTCGTCAGGGCGATCGAGGCTGCACAGGAAGATCACCGCCCGCTCCTTCACTGCACTTCGCAAGCGAATATAGCTTTCGCCATCAGGGAACTGCCGGTGGTCGAGCTTGCCTAGCTCGAACGCCTCATCGGCAAGGATGCCTTGTACCAGGCTGGGCGCGGCATGGAGCGTGAACAGGAGCGGCTTCACACCGAGAATTCCTGTACCATGTCCGTGTTCTCACGGTAGTAATCAACCGCGTATTCGATCTCGCCGATGCTTTCGCCATGCAGCGTGATCAGGGGCTGCCCCCGCAGGACCGCATCGCCAACATTGACGTGCAGCTCCAGTCCGGCTGCCGGAGATCGCGGAGCGCCCGCCAGTTTCGCCAGCCTGGCCAGACGGCGATTGTCGACACCGCCGATCCGGCCGCCGCGCTGCGCTTCGAGCACGTGCTGGAAAGCAGCGGTAGGCGGCCTGCGAAATCTGCCCTGCGCTTCGCAGATTGCGACGAATTTCGACATGGCGCGCCCGTCATCAAGGATCAAGGCGGCAGTCACCTTGCCTCGGCCCGGGGGACAGGCACCGCCCATTTCCAGCATCACCGATGCCAGTCGCAAGGCCCGCTCCCTCAGTTCGAGCGGCGCATCCCGGTCACATTCGAGCACTCGGAGCACATCCTTTGCTTCGAGCGATGGCCCGATCCCGTCACCGACCGGTTCGAGCCCCGAGGAAATAATCGGCTGGACCCGCATGCCGGAAGCCTCGCCAATCCCGATCAGGAATTCAGACAATTCGGCAGCATCGATTTCCGAGCGGATCTTTGCAGTCGGCCCGACCGGGATATCGATCAGGACATGCGTGGATCCTGCCGCGATTTTCTTGGACATGACCGATGCGACCAGCTGCGAGGTGCAGTCTAGCTCCAATTCCCGCTCTACGCGGATCATGGTGTCATCCGCCGGAGAAAGTCGCACGCTTCCGCCCCACACCAGACAGCCGCATTCTTTCTCGACGACCTTGCGCATTTCCTCGTTGGTCAGGTCGACGCGCGTCATCGTTTCCATCGTATCGGCCGTACCGGCCGG
This genomic window contains:
- a CDS encoding phosphoribosyltransferase; the protein is MIRNLLFQNRAEAGKALGRALVDMKLADPVVLALPRGGVPVGYEVAKALGAPLDVILVRKIGAPGHKEYGIGAVVDGSAMQTVINEAAARMVGADRAYIEREVARELGVIERRREAYRSGPPVPVKGRTVVVIDDGIATGSTAMVALQALAKAGPSRIILAVPVAPRDSLNSLRGLCDDVVCLLMPEPFHAVGAHYRDFGQTSDDEVIRLLEDARLDIEDHADRMG
- a CDS encoding dienelactone hydrolase family protein — protein: MEHSVQDTHEVILPGEPPLHAILGVPVDALGLVIFAHGSGSGRLSPRNGYVAQRLRDAKLATLLLDLLSPAEETDRRNVFDISLLASRLRRATDWASQFEETRLLKPAYFGSSTGAGAALRAAAGDERIVSVVSRGGRPDLAGRSALAAVKAPTLLIVGSLDEPVITLNRLAAGALGCVHEIAIVPGATHLFEETGTLDEVVELAGDWFRTHFRGVVP
- a CDS encoding erythromycin esterase family protein, which gives rise to MTIHQSDLPTKADIAASLRAHVENLPSPDSMAFGAQFDRYADARLVLLGEATHGTHEFYTARAAISRRLIEHHGFSIVAVEGDWPDIARLDDYVRLRGPRPRLGEPFVRFPTWMWRNEEMVGFIDWLRGHNADLPEEKRVSLRGLDVYSLSESIHAVIDYLERRDPSAAERARRRYGCITPWQDEPQLYGHAVERGGLAGACEDAVVEQLRELLDRRMDWIAQDGEAFFDAERNARIVRAAEQYYRSIYRGAAESWNLRDRHMFETLQALMAHHHDARAIVWAHNSHVGNAAATSMGWRGEFNIGELVRAAYGDGAVLIGFGTDRGTVAAASDWGASMEVMQLRPARDDSWEGAFRAIGSMRCLLDWRRSDDSSLKAALSRTMLERAVGVVYRPQSEFLSHYFESVLGEQFDAFVWFEDTRAVTPLGPERPHGAPEIWPFGL
- a CDS encoding Crp/Fnr family transcriptional regulator; translation: MMSNNLQFDRAIGMPARAGEILFLRGEPCEHLFEVRRGVARAVATSYEGDRQVLAFFFPGDVFGLPLADEHRFSAEAVTDIIHTKYSSTGWQAQLAQTCQQEKSILNAVWQEEKAFIARGLVLGRVTALARLSAFLIALTHRLPSPEGLCALELPQTDIASYLATSPETVCRNLRHLRELKVIAMPRRDRFAVLHPGRLEMLAEGIHN
- a CDS encoding ribose-phosphate diphosphokinase gives rise to the protein MKPLLFTLHAAPSLVQGILADEAFELGKLDHRQFPDGESYIRLRSAVKERAVIFLCSLDRPDERLAPLLLAADAARRQGASKIGLIAPYLAYMRQDCAFRPGEAISAETFAGILSLHFDWLVTLEPHLHRIASLDEIFGIPAIAAQATEPVGNWIAANVERPFLIGPDEESAPWIERIAAYAGCDFAVLDKVRTGDRDVRISGTLGARMASKTPVVIDDIVSSGATMEAILAQISQSSKARSVYIAVHVVSERDFGAELHTGWNADFVSCNSVFHPSNQIDIAPSVLAEIHRSLDADQTRHRL
- a CDS encoding thymidine phosphorylase family protein, with the translated sequence MNDAGSLPGDFSSRNLIPLKAVRLELETQHEAIAIVHQDCTVARSEGLTARARVELQVGDRKIIARLFQVGSDLVSADEVGLSETAWRHLGVEQGASVTLHHPRNLDSMSGLRSKVYGHRLNQHTASSIFRDIVDGRYSDVQISAFIAALASHAPDLTEAIALTHAMVGVGDRLSWPGKIIVDKHCVGGLPGNRTTPIVVAIVAAAGLTIPKTSSRAITSPAGTADTMETMTRVDLTNEEMRKVVEKECGCLVWGGSVRLSPADDTMIRVERELELDCTSQLVASVMSKKIAAGSTHVLIDIPVGPTAKIRSEIDAAELSEFLIGIGEASGMRVQPIISSGLEPVGDGIGPSLEAKDVLRVLECDRDAPLELRERALRLASVMLEMGGACPPGRGKVTAALILDDGRAMSKFVAICEAQGRFRRPPTAAFQHVLEAQRGGRIGGVDNRRLARLAKLAGAPRSPAAGLELHVNVGDAVLRGQPLITLHGESIGEIEYAVDYYRENTDMVQEFSV